The Polynucleobacter sp. TSB-Sco08W16 genome includes a region encoding these proteins:
- the tsaB gene encoding tRNA (adenosine(37)-N6)-threonylcarbamoyltransferase complex dimerization subunit type 1 TsaB, with protein sequence MTRLLAIDTSSAWCSVALSLGDSTPELRHELVSAGASQLLLPWIEDLLSQANERLSNLDAIAIGVGPGAFTGVRLGVAVVQGLATSANLLVLPVASLDAIAAEVVKTTQYKNIAPKYFAIAIDARMDEIYWAKYEQKDLQSLPKRIGEIHLSKPEEIDLRDISYLAGSAIEAYGDRLFSEHSLSSSALDSEIMISALGVMEVAKSMLQLGLQINVHDLEPLYIRNKVALTTEEREVVFKKGRP encoded by the coding sequence TTGACGCGCTTATTAGCTATCGACACCTCATCAGCATGGTGCTCGGTGGCTTTATCCTTAGGTGACTCTACTCCTGAACTCCGACACGAATTGGTATCGGCTGGGGCCAGTCAGCTTTTGCTTCCATGGATAGAAGATCTTTTGAGTCAGGCGAACGAGCGCTTATCTAACTTGGATGCTATTGCTATTGGGGTAGGGCCAGGCGCCTTTACGGGTGTTCGCTTGGGCGTCGCTGTCGTTCAGGGACTTGCCACATCTGCTAACTTACTCGTTCTCCCGGTAGCCAGTTTGGATGCTATAGCAGCAGAAGTTGTGAAGACAACACAATATAAAAACATCGCTCCAAAATACTTTGCTATTGCGATTGATGCACGCATGGATGAGATCTATTGGGCGAAGTACGAACAGAAGGACTTGCAGAGTTTGCCTAAAAGAATCGGCGAAATTCACCTGTCAAAGCCTGAGGAGATTGATCTCAGAGATATTTCCTATCTTGCGGGTAGCGCAATTGAAGCCTACGGCGATCGCTTGTTTTCCGAGCATTCTCTCTCCTCAAGCGCACTAGATTCAGAAATAATGATTTCAGCATTAGGTGTAATGGAGGTTGCCAAGAGCATGCTCCAGCTTGGCTTGCAAATAAACGTCCATGATTTGGAGCCACTCTATATCCGCAATAAGGTTGCCTTAACAACTGAAGAGCGTGAAGTAGTCTTCAAGAAGGGTCGTCCGTAA
- a CDS encoding VOC family protein: MTTKPFKILGIQQIAIGGENKDRLKKLWVDLLGFEYKSTFVSERENVDEDICAIGSGIHEIEVDLMQPLDIEKKPAVHQTPLNHIGLWVDDLPKAVEWLSANGLRFAPGGIRMGAGGHEITFVHPKSNDEFPFSGEGVLIELVQAPPEVIAGLRS, encoded by the coding sequence AGCAAATTGCTATTGGTGGTGAAAATAAAGATCGCCTCAAAAAGCTTTGGGTTGATTTATTGGGTTTTGAGTACAAGAGCACATTTGTCTCTGAACGTGAAAACGTTGATGAAGATATTTGCGCGATTGGGTCGGGCATTCATGAGATTGAAGTTGATCTCATGCAACCATTGGATATTGAGAAAAAACCTGCGGTACATCAAACACCGTTAAATCACATCGGCCTTTGGGTTGATGACCTACCAAAGGCTGTGGAGTGGCTATCGGCCAATGGCTTGCGTTTTGCACCAGGTGGAATACGCATGGGGGCTGGTGGTCATGAAATTACTTTTGTTCATCCCAAGAGCAATGACGAGTTTCCCTTTAGTGGTGAAGGCGTACTTATTGAGCTTGTGCAAGCTCCTCCTGAAGTGATAGCAGGATTGCGTTCATAA